The Canis aureus isolate CA01 chromosome 9, VMU_Caureus_v.1.0, whole genome shotgun sequence genome has a segment encoding these proteins:
- the SLC25A47 gene encoding solute carrier family 25 member 47 isoform X1, whose amino-acid sequence MDFVAGAIGGVCGVAVGYPLDTVKVKIQTEPKYRGIGHCVWDTYRRERLRGFYRGLSLPVCTVSLISSVSFGTYRHCLAHICRFRYGSPDAKPAKTDITLSGFASGVVRVFLTSPTEVAKVRLQTQTQQRRPSASGPSAAPPMCPAPPAGSVPGPKYRGPLHCLATVAREEGLRGLYKGSSALLFRDGHSFATYFLSYTILCEQLTPAGHSQPDVLGVLLAGGCAGVLAWAVATPMDVIKSRLQADGQGQRRYRGLLHCVVTSVREEGPRVLFKGLTLNCCRAFPVNMVVFVTYEAVLRLIRGLST is encoded by the exons ATGGATTTTGTCGCTGGAGCCATCGGAG GTGTCTGCGGTGTTGCTGTGGGCTACCCCCTGGACACGGTGAAG GTCAAGATCCAGACAGAGCCCAAGTACAGGGGCATCGGGCACTGCGTGTGGGACACGTATCGCCGAGAGCGG CTGCGGGGCTTCTACCGAGGCCTCTCGCTGCCCGTGTGCACCGTGTCCCTGATCTCGTCCGTGTCCTTTGGCACCTACCGCCACTGCCTCGCGCACATCTGCCGATTCCGCTACGGCAGCCCCGACGCCAAGCCCGCCAAGACCGACATCACGCTGTCAGGATTTGCCTCTGGCGTGGTCCGC GTGTTCCTGACCTCGCCCACCGAGGTGGCCAAGGTCCGGCTGCAGACGCAGACGCAGCAGCGGCGCCCCTCGGCCTCGGGGCCCTCGGCCGCGCCCCCCATGTGTCCTGCGCCCCCTGCGGGTTCGGTGCCCGGGCCCAAGTACCGAGGGCCACTGCACTGCCTGGCCACGGTGGCCCGTGAGGAGGGGCTGCGGGGTCTCTACAAGGGCAGCTCGGCCCTGCTCTTCCGGGACGGCCACTCTTTCGCCACCTACTTCCTGTCCTACACCATCCTCTGCGAGCAGCTCACCCCCGCTGGCCACAGCCAGCCAG atGTCTTGGGCGTGCTGCTGGCCGGGGGCTGCGCCGGGGTCCTGGCCTGGGCCGTGGCCACCCCCATGGACGTGATCAAGTCGCGCCTGCAGGCGGACGGGCAGGGCCAGCGGCGCTACCGGGGCCTCCTGCACTGCGTGGTGACCAGCGTCCGCGAGGAGGGGCCGCGCGTCCTCTTCAAGGGGCTGACGCTCAACTGCTGCCGCGCCTTCCCCGTCAACATGGTGGTCTTCGTCACCTACGAGGCTGTGCTGAGGCTCATCCGGGGCCTGTCCACGTAG
- the SLC25A47 gene encoding solute carrier family 25 member 47 isoform X2, with amino-acid sequence MCPAPPAGSVPGPKYRGPLHCLATVAREEGLRGLYKGSSALLFRDGHSFATYFLSYTILCEQLTPAGHSQPDVLGVLLAGGCAGVLAWAVATPMDVIKSRLQADGQGQRRYRGLLHCVVTSVREEGPRVLFKGLTLNCCRAFPVNMVVFVTYEAVLRLIRGLST; translated from the exons ATGTGTCCTGCGCCCCCTGCGGGTTCGGTGCCCGGGCCCAAGTACCGAGGGCCACTGCACTGCCTGGCCACGGTGGCCCGTGAGGAGGGGCTGCGGGGTCTCTACAAGGGCAGCTCGGCCCTGCTCTTCCGGGACGGCCACTCTTTCGCCACCTACTTCCTGTCCTACACCATCCTCTGCGAGCAGCTCACCCCCGCTGGCCACAGCCAGCCAG atGTCTTGGGCGTGCTGCTGGCCGGGGGCTGCGCCGGGGTCCTGGCCTGGGCCGTGGCCACCCCCATGGACGTGATCAAGTCGCGCCTGCAGGCGGACGGGCAGGGCCAGCGGCGCTACCGGGGCCTCCTGCACTGCGTGGTGACCAGCGTCCGCGAGGAGGGGCCGCGCGTCCTCTTCAAGGGGCTGACGCTCAACTGCTGCCGCGCCTTCCCCGTCAACATGGTGGTCTTCGTCACCTACGAGGCTGTGCTGAGGCTCATCCGGGGCCTGTCCACGTAG